The Methanosarcina acetivorans C2A genome includes the window GCCGTCACAAGAATAGCGAAATTATCGCAAGTACAATAAAGATTATAACAAGCCACTTTGCGATATTCATGGATAAGCCAGCAATCCCCCTTGCACCAAAAATATATGCAATCAGCGCCAGGATTAAAAATACTATTGCAAGTCCAATCAAATCTGGTATATTTTATTCCCCCTCTGGTTGTTTAACCACTAAATTTATATTTAGATTAGAGGTATTTATAATTTAACAGTCGAATTAAATGACTTTTAAATAAGCTGGAATATTTTTGTTCATTTTTATTCCTTTTTTGGAATAAATTTACGGTATTAACATAAAAAATAATTAATCCCTGTTCAATGTCAGTAAAAAAAAGTTATTCACCCCTGATTATATAGCTTAACAATACCGGACTTTGACTATACTGGACTCTGACAGTATCACGCTCTGATAGTTTTTAATGCTGATAATTTTTCAAATGTCCGCGGATTTTAATAGAAAACAATTTGTAACTGTTTGCCTTTGTAAGCCAGATCCGGGTAAATTAGTTAGCAAGAAAAAATTGAAAAATCAGTCAATTTTCGTAGATATGTTTCTCTAATTTCAAAACTATTCTTCGAATTAAGAGATATCACTTTTACATTATTCCGCGTTCTCCGCAGAACCTGGTAACAATGGATACTTTGTTCCGCAGTTCGGACATTTCTTAAGAGCAGTTGAACTTCGCAAGTGACTGAAAAAAGAGAAAAATGGATGAAAAAGCTGCCGGAAGAATTACTGCGTAATCCTTCTGGCTTCAATATAGTACCTTTTCTCGTTTTCCTTTCCAAGGGAAAAGGATTTTCTCGGGAGAATTCCCTTCTTTTTTATGAGAGCAAAGAATTCGCTTCTCTTTAAGGCCGGGAGGAAAAAGCCAACACTTTCGGGCTCTTTACCGAGTTTCTCAACTACCTCTGGGTCGTGTTCATATTCGACAGGATAAGCGTCAATAACCTCGTCAAGAGTCTCGACCTCCAGGTCGTGTTTCGGGTTATCAAATATCAGAAAGCCCCGCCTATCTTTTGTTATAAAGCCAATTGAGTGGTTAGTATCTGAAGGCCAGATTGAATCCCGGGCTGAAGATTCTACAATCCTTGCATTGAACTTTTGTAGCAGTTCTTCAGGATCGACCCCTCGTACAAGCCTGTGAATAGGCTCAAAGGTAAGTCCCGGGTCATGGAGGTTTACAAGCTCGACAAGGGCATATCTGGCCGGGTAGTTATCCGGTACCGTTCCCTTAATTTTCTCCCAGAAACTCTTTGCTGCAGCAAGGCTGTGGTTTCCGTCCCCGACAAGGAGAGTTCCAAGCGCCTGAATTCTCTCGGAAATCCTCTCAATTGTCTTTTTGTCGCTGATCTTAAAGCCTCTGATATGACCGCCATCTTCCATCAGGTCAAAATCATAAACTTTATTTTCCTCATAAACCGGATTAGCTGTACTTCCGGGAAGAACGGAAAAGTCCGGGTCATCATATAAAACAAGGACGTGTGTAAGTTCGAGTTCGGCATTTTCTCTTATCAGAACCCTTGCAGGAAGCCTTTCTTTGATTGTTTTTTCAGTTGGCCTGACGAAGGATTCGGATCCGTCATACTCATATCCTTCCAGATCGATTGCGACAACAAGCCCTGTCCTTTCGCTCCCCGGGACAGCACGCTTTACAAGAATAAAGCAGGGACCGTGATCAACAAGAAAAGTCCTGTAATTGCGCATCGCTTCATGAATCTTATTTACTCTATTTTCATCTAAAGGGAGATAGATTTCAGGATAAATCAAATTGAGAGTGGAAGGGGTATCTCCAACAAATTCTTCTACTCTTGTCCAGTACTCCATATCCTGAGTATGCTGGTCACAGGCAATCACTGCCCATTCTTTCCAGTTAGCCTCTGGAAGAAGAATGTGAGGAACGTGCAATATCATGGTTAATAAAAAAATAGAGAGGAGATATAAAGATTTCTAAACTCTTTATCTGAAAACTTCTCCGGGCAGATGCTCTAAGTAGAGAGTCCTGACTCAAATCCCGGGTATAGCTAGTGTTTCTGTTTCCATTTGCCGCACACGGACGGGTTCAGATGGCGTGAAGGCTGTGAAATATGATGGATTTTCTACTCAAATTGCCCCGGAAAAAACAAAAGATTCTCATTACTCCTCAACCAAAAACGAAAATAGGAATGAAAAGAGCATTTCCTTATTTTACGACTTCATACCCTGCGTTCTTCCACGCAACCATGCTTCCAAGGACATTGTATATTTTCCTGTAACCGTGCTTTTTCAAAACCGAAGCCGCTATATTGGAACGCCGGGCACTGCCGCAATAGACAACTATCGGACAATCTTTTGGAATTTCGTCCAGGTTCTCTTCCACATGTCCTACATATATGTGTCTGGCTCCTTCTATGTGTCCTTCTTCCCACTCCTCGTTGCTCCTTACATCCAGAATTACAATTTCCTCGTCTTTTTCAAGTTTGGATTTCAGGTCATGGACGGACAGGAGATTAAAACCGTCAATTTGCAGGGCTTCCATATACCAGGCTGCAATTCCGCCGTTCAGAAAACCTCTCATATTGTCGTAACCCAGTCGGACCAGGTACCTGACAGCAGTTTCCAGCTGCTCTTTTTCCTCCAATACAAGAAGTATGGGTTTATCATAGGGGAGCATCCAGCCGGCAAAAGAGGGCAGGCCTTCCAGCCAGATGCTGTAAGAACCCTTAATAAGCGCCCCGCCAAACGAGTGGGGCATTCGGGTATCTACAACCACTGCTCCTTTCTCCATCTCGGCTTTAAACTCATCCGGAGAAAGCAGCTTCGGAATTGGCAGGCTCTGCAAGAGAGGAGGGCCCTGCAGATTATACTGCTCCATTTTCTTAAAGTATGGCGGAAATTCAAGCTTTTCTTCAAGCTTGAACTTTACAAACTCTTCTTTTTCAGTCTTCTTTAAAACAGGGTTCTGGACTTTTTCCAGCCCCAGTGTACTATATTCCCTATTGGAGATCGCGCCTCCGCAAAGTGAACCCGCTCCATGTGCAGGGCAGAGTATTACTCCGTCTCCAAGTGGGAGTATTTTGTTAAAAATGCTATCGTAAAGGTTTGCTGCCAGCCTGGGAACTTCTTCCGGGCCATAAAGATCGGTCCTTCCCACATCTCCAACAAACAGAGCATCGCCTGTAAAAACCATTATCGGTTCTTTGCCGGCATCAGGATCTGTGAGAACATAGGACATGCTTTCGTCGGTATGTCCAGGAGTATGCAAAGCGGTCAGTTTCAATGCCCCAAAAATGAATTCTTGCCTATCTTTTTTTAGAATGTTTCCGTATTTGAAATCTACTCCAGAACCGTGATAAATCCCTGCATCCGTGAGTTTTTCCAGTTCAAGAGAGCCTATTATATAGTCTTCGTTCCGATGGGTCTCAAAGATGTATTTTATTTTCATTCCCTTGCTTCTGGCAAGATCGAAATAAACCTGACAGTCCCTTCGAGGATCGATAACAATGGCTTCATCTCCCGAACCGATGAGGTAGGAAAGATGAGCCAGCCCCTCAGACTTAATCCGCTCAAATATCATGTTTAACCCTCTGACTAAATTACAGAGTTTGATTTCCCCTTTACAGAGTTTAATTTCTCCTATTCAATGTATAACTGCATGTTTCATATGGCTTTCTCAGAAAAGGGACTGATAGACAAAGAACTTTCAAAAATCGAGGTAATTCACGGAACGAAGAGAAAGTTCTTTGAATATCCGGTCAATATGATTTAAAAAGGGGGGTTATTAACTCAAAAATATCGGATTTTCTAAATGGATACTGAACGGCTTGCTTTCCTTTGCTCTCCGGACAGGCAGGATTCTCGCAAAAATGCTTGACATCTGCTTTCTTCCGAAGCTTATGGACCTCTTCTGGCAGACAATAAAACCCGGCACAAGAAAGTTAACTACACTTGAGGAGCAGGAAGCCCGAATCGTATTTGGAGACAGCATCAATTACCGGCAGGTGCGCATCGATGAACATTCTCTAATTGCCTGGACCGGGGCAAAGATAAAAAATAGTTCGGGTATGGGGGTTGCCACTTTTCATACAATCAATTTCAATAAAAAGATTAAAACTGCTGCAGTCAATTCGGACATGAAGTGGCTTATTCATGAATTAGCCCACGTTTCACAGATGGAACATATCGGTTCTAAATATCTGATCGAAGCATTTTATGCCCAGGCAACAGAAGGATATGGATACACTCCAGGGGAAAAGCCTCATTTCTGTGACTATAACCGCGAACAACAGGCTTCGATTGCTGCAGACTATTATAGCGCACGTATTTCGGGCAATTCAACAACCCTCTATGAGATGTATATTGGAGAACTTCAGGCAGGAGAGTTTTAAACGCAGGAGGGCAATCTTGCAGACAAGCTGACGGTGGCGTTTATGTTTCCCTGTGAATTGAAAACCGTCTCCCGGATGAGAAAAAGCATTCTCTCGGTTCTGGGGTTATTTACTTCAATATTTGCCTCTTTAATTGTATTGTCGCTGTGTAAAGGCTTTTTATCTGATTGGCAGGCTGTTCCAGGCCTTTTGCAGCTGCAGGCGGCAGCGGAAATGGCACCCTAACCTGCCTGACCGGCATGGAAAGACTGTTTTTCCACTTTAGCCGAACCGAGCCGTTAGCCCTTGCAGAAGACTCTCTGTATCCGGTTTTCAGGTATTTTTTGATTTTTCAAAGTGCGTAAGTTCTATAATTGATGTGTGCCCGCATATAAAATACTTGCTACTTTGACAAATCTTTGTGGCTTAATCGGAAAAATTTTAAAATTAAAGTATGTAAAAGGATTTTTGGCTGGATTAAACTATGAGATTTTTTCATTAAGACTGGTGAAGAGATCCAAAAAAAGTGAGTATCAGATTTCCAATAGATTTCCAATAGATTTCCAATAGATTTCCAACAGATTTTAGCCCTGTAAGGATGCTAAAGTTGTGTTATTGTATAAGATACTTGTTTTTACACTATTGACCTTGAACCTCGATCCTTGAATTATTGATCCCCGGATTTGTACTTATTCTTTACATCATTTTAATGGGGTCTTCTGAGAATATCTGCCCGGGATAAATTGCTTCACATAAGTATTCACATATAATATTCAGGTATATCAGTGAAGAGAGCGTCGATTCACTTTGAGGTACTGTTACCCGCTTCGAAGTGACTTTCGGGAAGCATTTTTTTTCTTTTCTAAAAGCACCCATAACTTTTCACATTCAACATCTGTAAGCCCTATCTGATTGACCAGATACTCTTCTGTTTTTTCATTTTTTACCGTATCTTTTAGCAGATTACTTACGGTATCCCTGTGGTGCCCGGTTATCCTCTCAATACTTCGTATCCCATTTTTTTCAAGGAAAAGCCGATATATCAGCGCGATTTTATCACTTGGCAGATGTTTGCGGTAAACAGCTGTACCAATCGTATCCATGAAAAATTTTTCGCAATGCTTGCAATAGTATCTCTGGTGGCCGGTCCTATATTTGCCACGTTTTATTATGGCTTTTCCTTCCTCCTTGAGATAATATTTACATTCTGGGTTTGGACAGACAACTTCATCTGTTTTTCTGGTCATCAATTTTCCTCCCTGAGTCCCGATTTAATCAACTGATCCATTGTATATTTCCACAAATTTATAAATCTGGACACAAGATTCAGTGTGATTTTGTGGACTGATTTAATTTAATTAATAAGTTATCGATCTATTGATATATCTATTTTACTTATTGCGACGTCTACCTGAAATAGATTTCTGAAAACTCAAACCCTCTCACAACTGAAAAAAAAGTAAAAATTTGTAAAAAATATTTTTAATGAAATCCCTTGCGTTCGGTTTCGCGGATCTCCTTTAAATAGTTTGAATTTCTGGTACATCACCTGGAAGCTAAAGTGGTATCAAAATGAATAAAATCTTCTTTCCTCCCATAAAGGAGTACCTTCAATGGGTTCAGAATTCCTGTTCCATTTGATCCTGAAATCCAAAGCAGACCTTAGAGTTATTCAAAGGTGTCAATTGAATGCGAATTCAAGTTAATGCAGTAGTTACACCGGCAAAACGATCCGCATATATCTTCATAAAAAAAGTTTAAAAAAACATAAGCTTAAAAACGAGAGATATCGCGGCAGATTTAATTTCAATATACATGGAGTTTAATGTAAGCCAGGGAAAGGATCTTTAGCATAGGGCACGGCAGAGTTTAGCATGAAAATGTTTCCGGGATTTTTCATTTGTTTGTGCCTGTTATTCGAAGAATCTCATATTTACTTATTGTACAATTTATGGTAGAATATGTAGAATATTAATATGCAATTAAATTTATTAATATTCAGTGTTGCTTTCAGTATACGAGTTAAAGAAAAGGACTGGACTCAGTTTTCAGTAAGGGAGATACATGATGTTTACTGTTGAAACAAGCGGACTCAAAGGGATAACGAGCTTTACCACTTATGATAATGGTGAACTGCATGAGTGCAAGCTTAATGAGTATAATTTGATCCGCACAAAATACGGTGACCTTGTCCCGCAGTACGGCGACCCCGG containing:
- a CDS encoding DUF1328 domain-containing protein — its product is MIGLAIVFLILALIAYIFGARGIAGLSMNIAKWLVIIFIVLAIISLFL
- a CDS encoding DUF1015 domain-containing protein → MILHVPHILLPEANWKEWAVIACDQHTQDMEYWTRVEEFVGDTPSTLNLIYPEIYLPLDENRVNKIHEAMRNYRTFLVDHGPCFILVKRAVPGSERTGLVVAIDLEGYEYDGSESFVRPTEKTIKERLPARVLIRENAELELTHVLVLYDDPDFSVLPGSTANPVYEENKVYDFDLMEDGGHIRGFKISDKKTIERISERIQALGTLLVGDGNHSLAAAKSFWEKIKGTVPDNYPARYALVELVNLHDPGLTFEPIHRLVRGVDPEELLQKFNARIVESSARDSIWPSDTNHSIGFITKDRRGFLIFDNPKHDLEVETLDEVIDAYPVEYEHDPEVVEKLGKEPESVGFFLPALKRSEFFALIKKKGILPRKSFSLGKENEKRYYIEARRITQ
- a CDS encoding rhodanese-like domain-containing protein — translated: MIFERIKSEGLAHLSYLIGSGDEAIVIDPRRDCQVYFDLARSKGMKIKYIFETHRNEDYIIGSLELEKLTDAGIYHGSGVDFKYGNILKKDRQEFIFGALKLTALHTPGHTDESMSYVLTDPDAGKEPIMVFTGDALFVGDVGRTDLYGPEEVPRLAANLYDSIFNKILPLGDGVILCPAHGAGSLCGGAISNREYSTLGLEKVQNPVLKKTEKEEFVKFKLEEKLEFPPYFKKMEQYNLQGPPLLQSLPIPKLLSPDEFKAEMEKGAVVVDTRMPHSFGGALIKGSYSIWLEGLPSFAGWMLPYDKPILLVLEEKEQLETAVRYLVRLGYDNMRGFLNGGIAAWYMEALQIDGFNLLSVHDLKSKLEKDEEIVILDVRSNEEWEEGHIEGARHIYVGHVEENLDEIPKDCPIVVYCGSARRSNIAASVLKKHGYRKIYNVLGSMVAWKNAGYEVVK
- a CDS encoding IS1/IS1595 family N-terminal zinc-binding domain-containing protein; translated protein: MTRKTDEVVCPNPECKYYLKEEGKAIIKRGKYRTGHQRYYCKHCEKFFMDTIGTAVYRKHLPSDKIALIYRLFLEKNGIRSIERITGHHRDTVSNLLKDTVKNEKTEEYLVNQIGLTDVECEKLWVLLEKKKNASRKSLRSG